TTTCTAAATCAATATCGCAGAGACTTTGAAGTGAAACACAGGAATGTtgaccaaaaatatttaaacagttCAAGAGAAAACTTGCCTAAATAATGGCGtgtttaaaacaagaaaaataataagaaagaccTTATTTCATATTTGTAGAAAATTAACGATTATTTATGGTGTGTTCTGTCGTCTAATTTCTGCTGAGTTTAATTTGCACTGGGAGTGAACTTTCTTATATTTACCGtgcaagaagaaaacaaagtcgTGTAACTGTTAAATAGAAATAGAgagcgaagagagagagagagggagagaggggaagagaaagaataaacgCCTTCTAAAACAACGCATTTGGGAGCAAACaaatgaattattatttataatatttatttagcatTATCTTCGATAATGATCGTAATTTTTAAGTCATGTCTTGGGCACATgcacagatttaaaaataattttcataaaattgCGAAGACATGGCGCTACCGTGCGTACGTGCatgaatatataattatatatatatgtggtaATCATATCTATACATTCCATCAGTTATAAAACAATGAGTATAAATGAGTATAAAACCAGTATGAGTCAACTGCTTTCGTAATGTCTAGCCGATTTTCAACCTCTGGACGAGGCCGTCTTTTTCGAAGTAAAGCCTCTGTTCATGGCAGTGTCCTTAGCAATGCCAACCGGAactggacaaacaaacaaagagaatgCGTCTGTGACGGCGCAAACTGTTGTCAACATGTCACGTGGGACAGTGTCCAAGGAGACCTACGAGGCGGTCATCGCATGGTGTTCTTatctcttcatttttctgtctatcCTCACACTTGTCTGCAGTGTCTTCAACGCCAGGACTCTCAGCACCAAGCGCGCAACTTTGTGTACTACGTCATCGGACTGTGCGTTTCCGACTTCCTTCATGCGTTCTTTCGAATCGCTTACGTCATCCTGACGCAGTATTGTCCAGAGTCCAGTCTGCCCGCCAGGGTTATGCTGTATTACGTACGTAACTATGTGGGCATCTCCGTGCAGCGGGCTGGCGTGTGGCTGAACGCCCTGGCCTGCTGCGATCGCCTCTTGGCAGTGGCACTTCCCTTCAAAACAAGgagcaaaggtcaaaggtctgcCCATGGACCTGTTATTCTGGTTGTAACAGTGTTTGTTGTCGCGCTATTGGCCATCTCTATTTTCTGTTCGAAATATATATCGTTTTTGAGGGAAATGGATCTTACGGGTACGCCGATTCTCGTCTGAAGTTGTCTAACCCCGACGGGTTTCAAATCGCTGCTTTCTTTGCTCGAATCGTTTTCCTGTACACTCCGCTGTTGGTCATAATCTCTGTCAACGTAGTCATGCTTGTTTTTCTTAGGAAGCATTCAAAACAAGTCCAAGGTCTTCGAGCTGCCCGGGGGCATCATAAAAACACCGACAGCACACACCAGCATCCGTCAGACCTGGATCCGAAGTCTTCTCGCTCGGAGGCTCAGATCACCAAGATGGTTCTCTTACTCACCTCGGCATTCTTCTGCGTGGAAAGTCCGGTCACCCTCAACGCCATGTTGGGATCGCTGCTCCCGCATTATGGATCATACAAGCAAGAGATGTACTTATTTCGGGTGGTGGGAGAGTTGTTGATGCTGATCTTGTACCTCAATCAACCCGTTCTCTTGCTTCTGAGTGCGTGCTACAGTGGACAGTACAGAAGGACGCTCCGACACGTGATCTGCGCGTGTCCCGAACGAATCGCTGCACGTGACAGGACAACAAAGGGACGACTAGATGAGTCAACATCTGCTCCATCCTTGAGCAAGATGACATCAGGGGAGTAAATAAACTTGCTGTGGCGCTCGCGAAATAAGTGTACATGGACAGCGAAGACACAGTCTAGAGTTTATGACTATCTCGTCGACCTTCATGTAATAACGGGCTATAGTTTCATGATTGACTACACTATTGTATTATGTGCATAAGAGAAATTTATTAGACTGTTGAAAATTCAGTCCTTTTTTTCATGTATGTCTGCCATTTTTATCTTTACCTAGCTACAGCACTTCAAAATACTCGAGAATGTTGCTTAGTCAAATACGTTTACTGACAGTCTTCATTTCCTGCCTTATTCAAGAAACGTTGTCAGACTTTCATAAAAACAGTTCCggacaaaatttaaagaaatttttttatgaaacgtACGCAGGGAACATTCATCGAGATATTCACCAGTGACACCAGTTGCTAGTGATGTGACTGATGCTACTTAGCAAACGTGACAGTCCGTACAGAGGTTTAATTCCCATTCGGGCTTCGATTTAAATGGATTTTTATAAccttcaaaatatttaatgtcgAGCTGCATGTTAAattagaaatgaaataaatctcCTCCATTTTTCAGTATAGATATTCTTCTTTCTGCTTATAACTCTTGGTTAGTTATTTTTCGTGGGTGATACTATTGGATGAATATAGGTGGT
This is a stretch of genomic DNA from Pomacea canaliculata isolate SZHN2017 linkage group LG3, ASM307304v1, whole genome shotgun sequence. It encodes these proteins:
- the LOC112559566 gene encoding uncharacterized protein LOC112559566; translation: MSSRFSTSGRGRLFRSKASVHGSVLSNANRNWTNKQRECVCDGANCCQHVTWDSVQGDLRGGHRMVFLSLHFSVYPHTCLQCLQRQDSQHQARNFVYYVIGLCVSDFLHAFFRIAYVILTQYCPESSLPARVMLYYVRNYVGISVQRAGVWLNALACCDRLLAVALPFKTRSKGQRKHSKQVQGLRAARGHHKNTDSTHQHPSDLDPKSSRSEAQITKMVLLLTSAFFCVESPVTLNAMLGSLLPHYGSYKQEMYLFRVVGELLMLILYLNQPVLLLLSACYSGQYRRTLRHVICACPERIAARDRTTKGRLDESTSAPSLSKMTSGE